The Verrucomicrobiota bacterium genome includes the window GGAAAAGGATATCTCGGCGTTTGAACAGAAGGATCACGCCACGCCGCCGCCGAAAGGCGCGGTGCTGTTCATCGGGTCTTCGACTATTCGCATGTGGAAAACGCTTGCGCAGGATTTCCCCGGTCAGCGCGTGATCAACCGCGGATTTGGCGGGTCGGAAATTGTTGATTCCACGCACTTCGCCGAGCGGATTATCTTCCCCTACGAGCCGCGGATGATCTTCCTGCGCGCCGGGGGCAACGACATCAATGCCGGGCGGTCTCCCGAGCAGGTTTTTGCCGACTTCAAGGATTTCGTTGCCAAGCTTCACGCGAAACTGCCGGCCACCGAGATCGTATTCATCGGGCTGTGTCCATCCGTCAAGCGTTGGAAGAATGCGGAGAAGGAAAAGACACTCAACTCGCTGGTCGCGGCCTACGTCCAACAGACGCCGCTCACGAAGTACATCGACACTTACGCGATGTCGCTGGGCGCCGATGGCCAACCGCGGCCCGACCTGTTCATCGCCGATCAACTCCACTTCAACGCCGCCGGTTACCAACTGCTGGCCGAACGGGTTCGCCCCTATCTGCCGAAGACCCCCTGAGTCGCGCCCACCGTGCCTTCGGGAACGTCACGCTAGATATTGGCTTCCGGGTTGGACGGGCGGTCAACTGACCAAGCGAGGGTACATTTTGGCACCATGGCTTTTGGATGGTTCATTTTGGGCTATTTTTTTGCACTTAATTTTGCAATAAATCGCTTTGACTCAGGGGCGGAGTTCGTTATTCTCACGCCTTTATTTAGGATTTAACCAACTAAAGAAAGAACGACTTATGGCAAAGCTGACTGTTAACGATATTGATGTCCGGGGCAA containing:
- a CDS encoding SGNH/GDSL hydrolase family protein, which encodes MKRITFLWSLVGCLIVAPWLVARGAEHNFAKWEKDISAFEQKDHATPPPKGAVLFIGSSTIRMWKTLAQDFPGQRVINRGFGGSEIVDSTHFAERIIFPYEPRMIFLRAGGNDINAGRSPEQVFADFKDFVAKLHAKLPATEIVFIGLCPSVKRWKNAEKEKTLNSLVAAYVQQTPLTKYIDTYAMSLGADGQPRPDLFIADQLHFNAAGYQLLAERVRPYLPKTP